In Rutidosis leptorrhynchoides isolate AG116_Rl617_1_P2 chromosome 2, CSIRO_AGI_Rlap_v1, whole genome shotgun sequence, one genomic interval encodes:
- the LOC139893293 gene encoding uncharacterized protein, translating into MTSLGTSKGVLEIVKFAVYVTVPIGLMYFFANNTKNLTKFMGARQYVVYPPEGPRPQSPEELREMAREIARKRNAQ; encoded by the exons ATGACATCGTTGGGGACATCTAAAGGCGTATTAGAGATTGTGAAGTTCGCCGTTTATGTTACGGTTCCGATCGGACTTATGTATTTCTTCGCCAATAATACTAAAAATCTGACCAAATTCATGGGCGCT CGTCAATACGTTGTGTACCCTCCAGAAGGACCAAGACCACAATCACCTGAGGAACTAAGAGAAATGGCTCGGGAGATAGCTCGCAAGAGAAATGCACAATGA